A genomic region of Macaca mulatta isolate MMU2019108-1 chromosome 5, T2T-MMU8v2.0, whole genome shotgun sequence contains the following coding sequences:
- the LOC114678163 gene encoding alpha-S1-casein produces the protein MAESEKTESSISSSSEENYLSKSAEQFRRMNEYNQLQLQAAHAQEQIHRMSENSHVQVPFQQLSQLAAYPYAVWYYPQIVQYIPFPQFSDISNPTAPEN, from the exons ATGGCAGAGTCTGAG aagaCGGAATCTAGCATCAGTTCATCAAGTGAG gaaaattatctCAGTAAGTCTGCG gaaCAGTTTCGTAGAATGAACGAATACAACCAACTTCAGCtg CAAGCTGCCCATGCCCAG GAACAAATTCACAGAATGAGTGAAAACAGCCATGTCCAAGTG CCTTTCCAGCAGCTCAGTCAACTTGCTGCCTACCCCTATGCTGTTTGGTACTATCCACAAATCGTGCAGTATATTCCTTTCCCACAATTTTCCGACATCTCCAATCCCACCGCTCctgagaattag